From a region of the Stenotrophomonas sp. BIO128-Bstrain genome:
- the lolA gene encoding outer membrane lipoprotein chaperone LolA: protein MHTTFRRSLLAATLVVASVGSASAWAGARDELNRFTQGLKGLDGQFSQQVFDSKGKVKETTSGRVALSAPRLFRWEYIKPHEQLIVADGKKVWVYEPDLEQASVRPQGQEEQNSPLTALINPALLDKQYDVSEEAAVRDGLQWLALSPKRETDTAFQYAALGFNAQGLARMEVVDAVGQRTVISFTGWKRNPSFASGTFSFTPAKGVDVIGE, encoded by the coding sequence ATGCACACCACCTTCCGCCGCTCCCTGCTTGCTGCCACCCTGGTTGTCGCCAGTGTCGGGTCGGCGTCGGCCTGGGCCGGCGCCCGTGATGAGCTCAATCGCTTCACCCAGGGCCTGAAGGGGCTGGATGGGCAGTTCAGCCAGCAGGTGTTCGACAGCAAGGGCAAGGTCAAGGAAACCACCAGTGGCCGCGTCGCGTTGTCCGCACCGCGCCTGTTCCGCTGGGAATACATCAAGCCGCACGAGCAGCTGATCGTGGCCGATGGCAAGAAGGTGTGGGTCTACGAGCCCGACCTGGAGCAGGCCAGCGTGCGCCCGCAGGGCCAGGAAGAGCAGAACAGCCCGCTGACCGCACTGATCAATCCGGCCCTGCTGGACAAGCAGTACGACGTCAGCGAAGAGGCGGCCGTGCGCGATGGCCTGCAGTGGCTGGCGCTGAGCCCCAAGCGCGAAACCGATACCGCGTTCCAGTACGCCGCGCTGGGCTTCAATGCCCAGGGCCTGGCACGCATGGAAGTGGTGGACGCGGTCGGCCAGCGCACGGTGATCAGCTTCACCGGCTGGAAGCGCAACCCGAGCTTTGCCTCCGGCACCTTCAGCTTCACCCCGGCCAAGGGCGTGGACGTCATCGGCGAATGA